Proteins from a single region of Acidovorax sp. NCPPB 3576:
- a CDS encoding BON domain-containing protein: protein MSKTHSPSIPSTRLVTILSAALLAFGLAACDKADDRTVGQQIDSAVAKSGQVASDAQRKMETAANEAGDATRQAAERAAAVMDDAGITAKVSAGLAQDAELSAVKIDVDTRNGIVTLNGPVKSKQASERATTIAQGVQGVNSVVNQLTVSSAG from the coding sequence ATGAGCAAAACCCATTCTCCTTCCATCCCGTCCACCCGCCTCGTGACCATTTTGTCGGCCGCCTTGCTGGCGTTCGGGCTGGCTGCCTGCGACAAGGCCGATGACCGCACGGTGGGCCAGCAGATCGATTCCGCCGTCGCCAAGAGCGGCCAGGTAGCCTCCGATGCCCAGCGCAAGATGGAGACGGCCGCCAACGAAGCCGGCGACGCCACGCGCCAGGCCGCCGAGCGCGCTGCTGCGGTGATGGACGATGCCGGCATCACTGCCAAGGTTTCCGCCGGTCTGGCCCAGGACGCGGAACTGAGCGCGGTCAAGATCGATGTGGACACCCGCAACGGCATCGTCACGCTGAACGGCCCCGTCAAATCCAAGCAGGCCAGCGAGCGTGCCACCACCATCGCCCAGGGTGTGCAGGGCGTGAACTCGGTGGTGAACCAGCTCACCGTCTCCAGCGCCGGCTGA
- a CDS encoding PLP-dependent transferase — MTSSADLVTRIVHHDYTPPAGFAAPQPAVYKASTVIFPNVAAMRAREWKDKTSYTYGLHGTPTTYQLEERLCELEGGQQCLLVPSGLAAIANVSLALLRTGDEVLIPDNAYGPNKALAEVELAHYGIRHVLYDPMDPADLAARITPATRLVWLEAPGSVTMEFPDLVAQVRICRERGVICALDNTWGAGLAFAPFDLLGDGQTGVDVSVHALTKYPSGGGDVLMGSIVTRDQALHLRMKLCHMRLGLGVGANDVESVLRSLPSIGLRYRAHDVAARSLARWMEDQPAVAQVLHPALAASPGHAQWRALCAADGGEGAAAGLFSVVIDQRYSQAQVDAFCDRLQYFKLGYSWGGPMSLVVPYELATMRSRPTPQLVPGTVVRFSIGLEAEADLRRDLAQALAHAFPSP; from the coding sequence ATGACTTCTTCTGCCGACCTCGTCACCCGAATCGTCCACCACGACTACACGCCGCCTGCGGGCTTCGCCGCGCCGCAGCCTGCGGTGTACAAAGCCTCCACGGTGATCTTCCCCAACGTGGCCGCCATGCGCGCCCGGGAGTGGAAGGACAAGACCAGCTACACCTACGGCCTGCACGGCACGCCCACCACCTATCAGCTCGAAGAGCGCCTGTGCGAGCTGGAGGGCGGACAGCAGTGCCTGCTCGTGCCCAGTGGCCTGGCAGCCATCGCCAATGTGTCGCTGGCCCTGCTGCGCACCGGCGACGAGGTACTCATTCCCGACAACGCCTACGGGCCGAACAAGGCGCTGGCCGAGGTGGAACTCGCTCACTACGGCATCCGCCATGTCCTCTACGACCCGATGGACCCTGCCGACCTGGCCGCCCGGATCACGCCCGCCACGCGCCTCGTGTGGCTGGAGGCGCCTGGCTCGGTCACGATGGAATTCCCCGACCTGGTTGCGCAGGTGCGCATCTGCCGCGAGCGGGGCGTGATCTGCGCCCTGGACAACACCTGGGGCGCGGGCCTCGCGTTCGCGCCCTTCGATCTGCTGGGCGATGGGCAAACGGGCGTGGATGTGTCGGTGCATGCCCTGACCAAATACCCCAGCGGCGGCGGCGACGTACTCATGGGCAGCATCGTGACGCGCGACCAGGCACTGCACCTGCGCATGAAGCTGTGCCACATGCGCCTGGGCCTGGGCGTGGGCGCGAACGATGTCGAATCCGTGCTGCGTTCGCTGCCGAGCATCGGCCTGCGCTACCGCGCCCATGACGTGGCGGCGCGCTCGCTGGCCCGGTGGATGGAGGATCAGCCTGCGGTCGCGCAGGTGCTGCACCCGGCGCTGGCCGCATCGCCCGGACATGCGCAGTGGCGCGCGCTGTGCGCGGCGGATGGCGGGGAGGGCGCAGCGGCGGGCCTTTTCAGCGTGGTGATCGACCAACGCTATTCGCAAGCGCAGGTGGACGCGTTCTGCGACCGGCTGCAATATTTCAAGCTCGGCTACAGCTGGGGTGGGCCGATGAGCCTCGTGGTGCCTTATGAACTGGCGACCATGCGCAGCCGCCCGACGCCGCAGCTCGTGCCCGGCACGGTGGTCCGTTTCTCGATCGGGTTGGAAGCCGAGGCCGATCTGCGCCGCGATCTGGCGCAGGCCCTGGCGCATGCCTTTCCGTCACCCTGA
- a CDS encoding arylesterase, with product MNRNLLYRRDFIAALAAGAAAGLCTPAALAAAGAKPVILVVGDSLSAEYGLARGTGWVALLEKQLAEEKIDATVVNASVSGDTTSGGRSRLPALLKQHRPSHVVIELGGNDALRGLPLQNTADNLKAMAQAARQSGAKVLIVGMQVPPNYGTDYAKRFAGTFASVAKDTQSALVPFLLKGVADVADPTALFQSDRIHPKAEAHPAMLANVWPELRKLLR from the coding sequence GTGAATCGAAATCTGTTGTACCGGCGTGACTTTATCGCGGCCCTGGCGGCCGGCGCGGCCGCGGGGCTTTGCACCCCCGCAGCGTTGGCCGCTGCGGGGGCCAAGCCGGTCATCCTGGTGGTGGGCGATTCGCTGAGCGCCGAGTACGGGCTGGCCCGCGGCACAGGGTGGGTGGCGCTGCTGGAAAAACAACTGGCCGAGGAAAAGATCGATGCCACGGTCGTGAACGCCAGTGTGAGCGGCGACACCACCTCGGGGGGCCGCTCCCGCCTGCCCGCCCTGCTGAAGCAGCACCGGCCCAGCCATGTCGTGATCGAGCTGGGGGGCAACGACGCGTTGCGTGGGCTGCCGCTGCAGAACACGGCCGACAACCTGAAGGCCATGGCCCAGGCGGCCAGGCAGTCGGGTGCCAAGGTGCTCATCGTGGGGATGCAGGTGCCGCCCAACTACGGCACCGATTACGCGAAACGTTTTGCCGGCACGTTCGCCAGCGTGGCCAAGGACACGCAGTCGGCGCTGGTGCCGTTCCTGCTCAAGGGCGTGGCCGATGTGGCCGACCCGACCGCCTTGTTCCAGTCCGACCGAATCCATCCCAAGGCCGAAGCCCACCCGGCCATGCTGGCCAACGTGTGGCCCGAGCTGCGCAAGCTGCTGCGCTGA
- a CDS encoding ABC transporter ATP-binding protein has protein sequence MSETPSLPSHPIIAVEHVHKSVTDSTGTLDILRDIDFRLAARETAAIVGASGSGKSTLLSIIAGLDTPTRGTVRLDGQDLFAIDEDARAALRAQKVGFVFQSFQLMGNLTALENVMLPLELADRRDARKLAADMLGRVGLGQRLSHYPKVLSGGEQQRVALARAFVVEPAVLLADEPTGSLDFATGETIMRLMFELNREQGTTLVLVTHDRGIAAQCERRITIDAGRVSEA, from the coding sequence ATGTCGGAAACTCCTTCCTTGCCCTCTCACCCCATCATCGCCGTGGAGCACGTGCACAAGTCGGTGACGGACTCGACCGGCACCCTCGACATTCTGCGGGATATCGATTTCCGGCTGGCCGCGAGGGAAACCGCGGCCATCGTGGGCGCCTCGGGCTCGGGCAAGAGCACGCTGCTGTCGATCATCGCGGGGCTCGACACGCCCACCCGCGGCACCGTGCGCCTGGATGGGCAGGACCTGTTCGCCATCGACGAAGACGCCCGGGCCGCGCTGCGCGCGCAGAAGGTGGGCTTCGTGTTCCAGAGCTTTCAGCTCATGGGCAACCTGACCGCGCTGGAAAACGTCATGCTCCCGCTGGAGCTGGCCGACCGCCGCGACGCGCGCAAGCTGGCGGCCGACATGCTGGGGCGCGTGGGGCTGGGGCAGCGCCTGTCGCACTACCCCAAGGTGCTGTCGGGCGGCGAGCAGCAGCGCGTGGCGCTGGCGCGCGCCTTCGTGGTCGAGCCCGCCGTGCTGCTGGCCGACGAGCCCACCGGCAGCCTGGACTTCGCCACGGGCGAGACCATCATGCGGCTGATGTTCGAGCTGAACCGCGAGCAGGGCACCACGCTCGTGCTTGTCACGCACGACCGGGGCATCGCCGCGCAGTGCGAGCGGCGCATCACCATCGACGCAGGGCGCGTGTCCGAGGCCTGA
- the rlmB gene encoding 23S rRNA (guanosine(2251)-2'-O)-methyltransferase RlmB, translating to MSSPKVLFGFHAVGVRLKTAPQSIIEIYYEATRRDARMRQFLDRANAAGARLIEADSARIAKLAGSQGHQGVAARVEPVALATSLDELLEDLEASGVAQPLLLVLDGVTDPHNLGACLRVADGAGAQAVIAPKDHAVGLNATVAKVASGAAETVPYFMVTNLARTLNELKERNIWCIGTSDDAPKTIYQVDLKGPVALVLGAEGDGMRQLTRKTCDELVSIPMKGAVESLNVSVASGVCLYEALRQRTV from the coding sequence ATGTCCAGCCCCAAAGTCCTCTTCGGCTTCCACGCCGTGGGCGTGCGCCTGAAGACCGCGCCGCAATCCATCATCGAGATCTACTACGAGGCCACGCGGCGCGATGCCCGCATGCGCCAGTTCCTCGACCGCGCCAACGCCGCCGGCGCGCGCCTCATCGAAGCCGACAGCGCGCGCATCGCCAAGCTGGCAGGCAGCCAGGGCCATCAGGGCGTGGCGGCGCGGGTGGAGCCGGTGGCCCTGGCCACCTCGCTCGACGAACTGCTCGAAGACCTGGAAGCCTCCGGTGTCGCCCAGCCCCTGCTGCTGGTGCTGGACGGCGTGACCGATCCGCACAACCTGGGCGCCTGCCTGCGCGTGGCCGACGGTGCCGGCGCCCAGGCCGTGATCGCGCCCAAGGACCACGCGGTGGGCCTGAACGCCACCGTGGCCAAGGTGGCCAGCGGCGCCGCCGAGACGGTGCCTTACTTCATGGTGACCAACCTTGCGCGCACCCTGAACGAACTCAAGGAACGCAACATCTGGTGCATCGGCACCAGCGACGATGCGCCCAAGACCATCTACCAGGTGGATTTGAAGGGCCCCGTGGCCCTGGTGCTGGGCGCGGAAGGCGACGGCATGCGCCAGCTCACCCGCAAGACCTGTGACGAGCTGGTTTCCATCCCCATGAAGGGCGCGGTGGAAAGCCTGAACGTGTCGGTGGCCAGCGGCGTGTGCCTGTACGAAGCGCTGCGCCAGCGCACCGTTTAA
- a CDS encoding SIR2 family NAD-dependent protein deacylase, with protein MPRAPQPAPQGDRHGTGDLHAAIAWVAVAQRIAVLTGAGVSAESGVPTFRDAQTGLWAKVRPEDMASEPGFRADPAGVWAWYEHRRALLQGVQPNAGHRALADFARRHPGRLTLITQNVDGLHQLAGSEGVLCLHGELHANRWLDEPRGCCDLARAEAGAPPRCATCGNLVRPAVVWFGESLPLDILGQAEEAVSACDLMLVVGTAGAVYPAAGLAHMARRIGARVVIVNPAPSELDATAHAVLRGPSAELLPLLLGRDRPAGDTPPAAAPR; from the coding sequence ATGCCGCGCGCGCCGCAACCTGCCCCTCAAGGTGATCGGCACGGCACCGGCGATCTGCACGCCGCCATCGCCTGGGTGGCCGTCGCGCAGCGCATCGCCGTGCTGACCGGCGCGGGAGTGAGTGCCGAGTCCGGCGTGCCCACTTTCCGCGATGCGCAGACCGGCCTGTGGGCGAAGGTCCGCCCCGAGGACATGGCCAGCGAGCCCGGCTTTCGGGCCGATCCCGCCGGTGTCTGGGCGTGGTACGAACACCGCCGCGCGCTGCTGCAGGGCGTGCAGCCCAATGCCGGACACCGGGCGCTGGCGGACTTCGCCCGGCGCCATCCCGGCCGCCTCACGCTCATCACGCAGAACGTGGACGGCCTGCACCAGCTGGCGGGCAGCGAAGGCGTGCTGTGCCTGCACGGCGAGCTGCACGCCAACCGCTGGCTGGACGAGCCGCGCGGCTGCTGCGACCTGGCCCGGGCAGAGGCCGGCGCACCGCCGCGCTGCGCCACCTGCGGCAACCTCGTGCGCCCGGCCGTGGTGTGGTTCGGCGAGTCATTGCCGCTCGACATCCTCGGCCAGGCGGAAGAGGCGGTCAGCGCCTGCGACCTGATGCTGGTGGTGGGCACCGCAGGCGCGGTCTATCCCGCTGCCGGCCTGGCCCACATGGCCCGTCGCATCGGGGCGCGCGTGGTCATCGTCAACCCTGCACCGAGCGAACTCGACGCAACGGCCCATGCGGTGCTGCGAGGCCCGTCGGCCGAACTCTTGCCCCTGCTGCTGGGCCGGGATCGGCCCGCTGGCGACACGCCACCGGCGGCTGCGCCGCGATAA
- the ribB gene encoding 3,4-dihydroxy-2-butanone-4-phosphate synthase, producing MNTAVSVFSSPSPSAPSPVPVDHGVRTAPMADVIAAIASGRPVLVMDDADRENEADLICAADNLTEATMALMIREGSGIVCLCLTPGHAGALGLRPMVEVNRSSFATAFTQSIEAAHGVSTGVSAADRVQTIRCALQVPAAGEALQIVSPGHVFPLVARPGGVLERTGHTESAVDLARLAGRAPAGVLCELMNPDGSMARGADVARFAELHGLLCTTVQALVAHRQGLAARAVESGRAFGHATATEAISEPA from the coding sequence ATGAACACCGCTGTTTCCGTTTTTTCTTCCCCTTCCCCTTCCGCTCCCTCGCCCGTTCCCGTCGATCACGGCGTGCGGACGGCGCCCATGGCAGACGTCATCGCCGCCATCGCGTCCGGCCGTCCCGTGCTGGTCATGGACGACGCCGACCGCGAGAACGAGGCCGACCTGATCTGCGCGGCCGACAACCTGACCGAGGCCACCATGGCCCTGATGATCCGCGAGGGCAGCGGCATCGTCTGCCTGTGCCTCACGCCCGGGCATGCGGGCGCCCTGGGCCTGCGGCCGATGGTGGAGGTCAACCGTTCATCGTTCGCCACCGCCTTCACCCAGTCCATCGAGGCGGCGCACGGCGTGAGCACGGGCGTGTCAGCGGCCGACCGGGTGCAGACCATCCGCTGCGCGTTGCAGGTGCCGGCGGCGGGCGAGGCGCTGCAGATCGTCAGCCCTGGCCACGTGTTTCCGCTGGTGGCGCGCCCGGGCGGCGTGCTGGAGCGCACGGGCCACACCGAGTCGGCCGTGGACCTGGCCCGCCTGGCCGGCCGGGCGCCCGCCGGCGTGCTGTGCGAATTGATGAATCCCGACGGCAGCATGGCCCGTGGCGCCGATGTGGCGCGGTTCGCCGAACTGCATGGCCTGCTGTGCACCACGGTGCAGGCGCTGGTGGCGCATCGTCAGGGGTTGGCGGCGAGGGCCGTGGAAAGCGGGCGGGCCTTCGGTCATGCCACCGCCACCGAGGCCATCAGCGAACCTGCCTGA
- a CDS encoding aldo/keto reductase, whose translation MQFRPLGRSGLQVSPLCFGGNVFGWTVDEPTTFSLLDAWVDAGFNFIDTADVYSRWAPGHMGGESEAMIGQWLKRSGKRDRIVLATKVGKDMGHGKVGLGGDYIRRAVDDSLRRLHTDVIDLYQSHDDDAGTPLEETLGIYADLIREGKVRAIGASNHSAQRLAEALSTSERLGLPRYESLQPLYNLYDRDVFEKELRPLCLEKGVGVINFYALAAGFLTGKYRSATDVDKSPRGAKVVQTYLNDRGLRILAELDQVARRYEVTPGQVAIAWQMAQPGITAPIASASSLEQLQELVQAASLKLDADALESLSQASAETV comes from the coding sequence ATGCAATTTCGCCCCCTCGGCCGTTCGGGCCTGCAGGTTTCGCCGCTGTGCTTCGGCGGCAACGTGTTCGGCTGGACGGTGGACGAGCCCACCACGTTTTCGCTGCTCGATGCCTGGGTGGACGCGGGCTTCAATTTCATCGACACGGCGGATGTGTACTCGCGCTGGGCGCCGGGGCACATGGGCGGCGAGTCCGAGGCCATGATCGGCCAGTGGCTCAAGCGCAGCGGCAAGCGCGACCGCATCGTGCTGGCCACCAAGGTCGGCAAGGACATGGGCCATGGCAAGGTGGGCCTGGGCGGCGACTACATCCGCCGCGCGGTGGACGACTCGCTGCGCCGCCTGCACACCGATGTGATCGACCTGTACCAGTCGCACGACGACGATGCCGGCACCCCGCTGGAGGAGACCCTGGGCATCTATGCCGACCTGATCCGCGAGGGCAAGGTGCGCGCAATCGGCGCCTCCAACCACTCCGCGCAGCGCCTGGCAGAGGCCCTGTCCACCAGCGAGCGCCTGGGCCTGCCCCGCTACGAAAGCCTGCAGCCGCTGTACAACCTGTACGACCGCGACGTGTTCGAGAAAGAGCTGCGCCCGCTGTGCCTGGAAAAGGGAGTGGGCGTGATCAACTTCTATGCGCTGGCCGCAGGCTTCCTGACCGGCAAGTACCGCAGCGCAACGGACGTGGACAAGAGCCCGCGCGGCGCCAAGGTGGTGCAGACCTATCTGAACGACCGGGGCCTGCGCATCCTGGCTGAACTCGACCAGGTGGCCAGGCGCTACGAAGTCACCCCCGGCCAGGTGGCGATCGCATGGCAGATGGCGCAGCCCGGCATCACCGCGCCCATCGCCAGTGCATCGTCGCTGGAGCAACTGCAGGAACTGGTGCAGGCCGCCAGCTTGAAGCTGGATGCCGATGCGCTCGAATCGCTGAGCCAGGCCAGCGCCGAGACGGTCTGA
- a CDS encoding chromate transporter — MTPATPLALQPVDWLNLFLYYLSISLLAVGGAIAAAPDMHRFLVERQGWITDLQFNASIAIAQAAPGPNVLFVGLLGWNVGLNAGGPGAAGWVAATLGMALSLIGIMLPSTVLTWLATRWGHRNRHRRSVRAFKQGLAPVVIGLLLATAWLLGSAHHGAGTDHRLWVLSGACALVVWHTRIYLLWLLAAGALLGALGVV; from the coding sequence ATGACGCCGGCCACCCCCCTTGCCCTGCAGCCGGTGGATTGGCTGAACCTGTTCCTTTACTACCTGTCGATCTCGCTGCTGGCCGTGGGCGGCGCCATTGCCGCCGCGCCCGACATGCACCGTTTCCTGGTGGAGCGCCAGGGCTGGATCACCGACCTGCAATTCAACGCCTCGATCGCCATCGCCCAGGCCGCGCCGGGGCCGAACGTGCTCTTCGTCGGCCTGCTGGGCTGGAACGTGGGCCTGAACGCCGGCGGGCCGGGCGCGGCCGGCTGGGTGGCGGCCACACTGGGCATGGCGCTCAGCCTGATCGGCATCATGCTGCCCAGCACCGTGCTGACCTGGCTGGCCACACGCTGGGGCCACCGCAACCGGCACCGGCGCAGCGTGCGTGCGTTCAAGCAGGGCCTGGCGCCGGTGGTGATCGGCTTGCTGCTGGCCACGGCCTGGCTGCTGGGCAGCGCGCACCACGGCGCGGGCACCGATCATCGCCTGTGGGTGCTGAGCGGCGCGTGCGCGCTGGTGGTGTGGCACACCCGCATCTACCTGCTGTGGCTGCTGGCGGCCGGTGCATTGCTGGGGGCGCTGGGCGTGGTGTGA
- a CDS encoding chromate transporter, translated as MPRSSTPPPALAAALPPAEAARPRPAHLADLFWSFTLLALQGFGGVLAVVQRELVDRKGWLTNEEFLEDWAVAQILPGPNVVNLAVVVGDRYFGLRGALVALAGMLLFPLLLVLALAVVYARFSGHAAVSGALRGMGAVAAGLVAGVALRMSGALRTHPLGPVAGWAFVAATFGTMALLRWPLAWVLPLVGGAACVITWRKIAP; from the coding sequence ATGCCCCGTTCATCCACGCCGCCCCCTGCCCTCGCCGCCGCGCTGCCGCCTGCGGAGGCGGCCCGCCCCCGCCCGGCCCATCTGGCCGACCTGTTCTGGTCGTTCACGCTGCTGGCGCTGCAGGGTTTCGGCGGCGTACTGGCCGTGGTGCAGCGCGAGCTGGTGGACCGCAAGGGGTGGCTCACCAACGAGGAGTTCCTGGAAGATTGGGCCGTGGCGCAGATCCTGCCGGGGCCGAACGTGGTCAACCTCGCCGTGGTGGTCGGCGACCGCTATTTCGGACTGCGTGGCGCGCTGGTGGCGCTGGCGGGCATGCTGCTGTTTCCCCTGCTGCTGGTGTTGGCGCTGGCCGTGGTCTATGCCCGGTTTTCGGGACATGCCGCCGTGAGCGGCGCCTTGCGCGGTATGGGCGCGGTGGCGGCGGGCCTCGTGGCGGGCGTGGCGCTGCGGATGTCCGGGGCGCTGCGCACGCACCCGCTGGGCCCGGTGGCCGGCTGGGCCTTCGTGGCTGCGACCTTCGGCACCATGGCGCTGCTGCGCTGGCCGCTGGCCTGGGTGCTGCCCCTGGTGGGCGGTGCGGCGTGCGTGATCACCTGGCGAAAGATCGCTCCATGA
- the xopAJ gene encoding XopAJ/AvrRxo1 family type III secretion system effector zeta toxin codes for MSKPQPGASLPASAAPKWPGSAPALKAAPHSTGRATMSPVRSGSAAMRSLSARLTTHCAFPGTYANGSVEMFAVGTLPPVGPGRWTFLADPANWRPERRQLHKELVEGALHQAAVFAESIERSGREPTLFALRGNTAAGKTRMARSAMPFLAEAMKESGGGSINPDAFKRRLGKAPGQPLLTSANVHAEACVLADRLERKVAQLRTESGKPASLLVDKRLGGAHEVASYIALSEDTGRKVEMYDIDTPLERSLLGVLQRKPDGDDPRPPYAAVVAGYSAIRDHRLEIIDQFLAKPQIGTYHLMGTLATGEKAPVATIVNGDLTITESGKPASLLVDKRLGGAHEVASYIALSEDTGRKVEMYDIDTPLERSLLGVLQRKPDGDDPRPPYAAVVAGYSAIRDHRLEIIDQFLAKPQIGTYHLMGTLATGEKAPVATIVNGDLTIHDAEKYTEIMALADLPASDIGEQVIGDETIRQLTQAMPPDIAANACEALQKYAGMSWSQALGTHCTLK; via the coding sequence ATGTCCAAGCCGCAACCGGGCGCTTCGCTGCCGGCAAGCGCTGCGCCGAAATGGCCAGGCAGCGCCCCTGCGTTGAAGGCCGCCCCGCACAGCACAGGCCGCGCAACCATGTCGCCGGTTCGATCGGGCAGTGCGGCGATGCGGAGCCTGTCCGCCAGACTGACGACGCATTGCGCCTTCCCCGGCACGTACGCCAACGGTTCCGTCGAGATGTTCGCGGTCGGCACCCTCCCGCCCGTCGGGCCCGGGCGATGGACATTCCTGGCCGATCCTGCGAACTGGCGCCCGGAACGCCGGCAACTGCACAAAGAACTGGTCGAAGGTGCTCTTCACCAGGCCGCTGTCTTTGCGGAATCCATCGAGCGATCCGGCCGCGAGCCGACGCTGTTCGCCTTGCGGGGCAACACGGCTGCCGGGAAGACCCGGATGGCCCGGTCGGCCATGCCTTTCCTGGCCGAGGCGATGAAGGAGAGCGGTGGGGGCAGCATCAATCCGGACGCGTTCAAGCGGCGGCTCGGGAAAGCACCCGGCCAGCCCTTGCTGACGTCCGCCAATGTGCACGCGGAGGCCTGCGTGCTGGCCGACCGGCTGGAACGCAAGGTCGCCCAACTGAGAACGGAGAGCGGAAAGCCGGCCAGCCTGCTGGTCGATAAACGGCTGGGCGGCGCGCACGAAGTCGCCAGCTACATCGCACTGTCCGAAGACACCGGCCGCAAGGTCGAGATGTACGACATCGACACCCCGCTGGAGCGTTCGCTGCTCGGTGTCCTGCAACGCAAGCCCGACGGGGACGATCCGCGCCCGCCCTATGCCGCCGTCGTCGCAGGCTACTCCGCCATTCGCGACCATCGCCTCGAGATCATCGACCAGTTCCTGGCGAAGCCGCAGATCGGCACCTACCACCTGATGGGCACGTTGGCGACGGGCGAGAAGGCGCCTGTCGCGACCATCGTGAACGGTGACCTGACCATAACGGAGAGCGGAAAGCCGGCCAGCCTGCTGGTCGATAAACGGCTGGGCGGCGCGCACGAAGTCGCCAGCTACATCGCACTGTCCGAAGACACCGGCCGCAAGGTCGAGATGTACGACATCGACACCCCGCTGGAGCGTTCGCTGCTCGGTGTCCTGCAACGCAAGCCCGACGGGGACGATCCGCGCCCGCCCTATGCCGCCGTCGTCGCAGGCTACTCCGCCATTCGCGACCATCGCCTCGAGATCATCGACCAGTTCCTGGCGAAGCCGCAGATCGGCACCTACCACCTGATGGGCACGTTGGCGACGGGCGAGAAGGCGCCTGTCGCGACCATCGTGAACGGTGACCTGACCATTCACGACGCGGAAAAATACACCGAGATCATGGCGCTCGCCGACTTGCCCGCCAGCGACATCGGCGAACAGGTGATCGGCGACGAGACGATCAGGCAGTTGACGCAAGCCATGCCCCCCGACATCGCCGCGAACGCTTGCGAAGCCTTGCAGAAATATGCCGGCATGTCGTGGTCCCAGGCGCTGGGAACCCACTGCACGCTGAAGTGA
- a CDS encoding fumarylacetoacetate hydrolase family protein, which produces MKLIRYGQPGAERAGLVDAQGIVRDLSMLLPDIGPAQLSPRTLAALAALDTSRLPVVPGTERLGCPVGGVGKIVCVGLNYADHAAEAGLAAPAEPVLFMKATTALSGPADPVRIPPGAQKADWEVELGIVIGTRAQHVAEDAALQHVAGYVLANDVSERSYQMERGGQWDKGKAYDTFAPIGPWLVTADEVPDPHAIGLWLEVNGERMQDGNTRNFIFGVPRVLSYISQFMTLEPGDIVLTGTPAGVGLGKKPAPRFLRPGDVMRLGASGLGEQRLVCEGG; this is translated from the coding sequence TTGAAACTGATCCGATATGGCCAGCCGGGCGCGGAGCGCGCCGGGCTCGTCGATGCGCAAGGCATTGTCAGGGACCTGTCCATGCTGCTGCCCGACATCGGCCCTGCCCAGCTGTCGCCCCGCACGCTGGCCGCCCTCGCGGCGCTGGACACTTCGCGGCTGCCCGTGGTGCCCGGCACGGAACGCCTGGGCTGCCCCGTGGGCGGCGTGGGCAAGATCGTCTGCGTGGGTCTCAACTACGCCGACCATGCGGCCGAGGCGGGCCTGGCTGCACCGGCCGAACCCGTGCTGTTCATGAAGGCCACCACCGCGCTGAGCGGGCCGGCCGACCCCGTGCGCATTCCGCCCGGCGCGCAAAAGGCCGACTGGGAGGTGGAGCTGGGCATCGTGATCGGTACGCGCGCGCAGCATGTGGCCGAAGATGCGGCGCTGCAGCATGTGGCGGGCTACGTGCTGGCCAACGATGTGTCCGAGCGCAGCTACCAGATGGAGCGCGGCGGTCAGTGGGACAAGGGCAAGGCCTACGACACCTTCGCGCCCATCGGCCCGTGGCTGGTGACGGCCGACGAGGTGCCCGACCCGCACGCCATCGGCCTGTGGCTGGAGGTGAACGGCGAGCGCATGCAGGACGGGAACACGCGCAACTTCATCTTCGGGGTGCCCCGGGTGCTGTCGTACATCAGCCAGTTCATGACGCTGGAGCCGGGCGACATCGTGCTCACCGGCACGCCGGCCGGCGTGGGGCTGGGCAAGAAGCCCGCGCCGCGCTTTCTGCGGCCGGGCGACGTGATGCGCCTGGGGGCCAGCGGCCTGGGCGAGCAGCGCCTGGTGTGCGAGGGCGGCTGA